One window of the Streptobacillus felis genome contains the following:
- the rdgB gene encoding RdgB/HAM1 family non-canonical purine NTP pyrophosphatase → MKIVLATKNEGKLEEFRSLFKDLNIEILSEKEFNVGEIIEDGITFEENSLIKAKTVSQISGLPALADDSGLCIDVLEGKPGVHTARWFNEFSSYEDRCKKMVELVDEKNESRDAKFVSVITLYYPNGETHVFRGETLGSISHELKGNLGHGYDPIFYSHDLKKNFGEVSIELKNTVSHRGRAFQKLKEYFKNL, encoded by the coding sequence ATGAAGATTGTATTAGCTACAAAAAATGAAGGTAAATTGGAGGAATTTAGATCTTTGTTTAAAGATTTGAATATAGAAATTTTATCAGAAAAAGAATTTAATGTAGGAGAAATAATTGAAGATGGTATTACTTTTGAAGAAAATTCTTTAATTAAAGCTAAAACTGTAAGTCAAATTTCAGGACTGCCTGCACTTGCAGATGATTCTGGTCTATGTATAGATGTTTTAGAAGGAAAACCTGGTGTACATACAGCTAGATGGTTTAATGAATTTTCTAGTTATGAAGATAGATGTAAAAAAATGGTAGAATTAGTAGATGAAAAAAATGAAAGTAGGGATGCAAAATTTGTTTCAGTAATCACCTTATACTATCCAAATGGAGAAACTCATGTATTTAGAGGTGAAACACTTGGTAGTATTTCACATGAATTAAAAGGTAATTTAGGACATGGTTATGATCCAATATTTTATTCGCATGATTTGAAGAAGAACTTTGGTGAAGTATCAATAGAACTTAAAAATACTGTAAGTCATAGAGGTCGTGCTTTTCAAAAATTAAAGGAATATTTTAAAAATTTGTAA
- a CDS encoding regulatory protein RecX → MKIIDKIHRNKIYFIDGEVVDISLDIKAMFKLIKGMDVTNIYNDIIFESMKNKGIYLISLKDRTSFELKQKLKEKYEKNNHGIINEVIEKFKELELINDREFAIKYIDIYPNVSINKVKSKLMNKGISISIINDVLSELDLNENQKELIQKFINKNKGMDKQKLFKKLINKGFDYTLILKSINYNEVDE, encoded by the coding sequence ATGAAAATAATAGATAAGATACATAGAAATAAAATATATTTTATTGATGGAGAAGTAGTTGATATAAGTTTAGATATAAAAGCAATGTTTAAACTTATTAAAGGTATGGATGTTACAAATATATATAATGATATTATATTTGAATCTATGAAAAATAAGGGTATATATTTAATCTCTTTGAAAGATAGAACGTCTTTTGAATTAAAGCAAAAGTTGAAAGAAAAATATGAGAAGAATAATCATGGTATTATTAATGAAGTTATAGAAAAGTTTAAAGAATTAGAATTAATTAATGATAGAGAATTTGCTATTAAGTATATAGATATATATCCAAATGTTTCTATAAATAAGGTTAAATCTAAACTTATGAATAAAGGTATATCTATTTCAATTATTAATGATGTATTATCAGAATTAGATTTAAATGAAAATCAAAAGGAATTGATACAAAAATTTATAAATAAAAATAAGGGTATGGATAAACAAAAATTGTTTAAAAAACTTATTAATAAAGGTTTTGACTATACTTTAATTTTAAAAAGTATTAACTATAATGAGGTGGATGAATGA